TTACTAAAATAGCATCAAATCCGTTTATGTTTCCAGTGGTTACAAAATATAAGGATATAGATCGTTTCTGTGTTTGTGGAGTTGATACTATTTATTACAATATTAAAGGTAATGAAATTGAAATCATCACAATCATCGGAAGACAAGATTTTTAAGAGTTCTTTGACATATAGTTTTTCGACATCTTAAACATCTCAAACCACAACTGAAAGATGTGGCATCCGCCCAGCAGGGATGCAGTAGCTTTCAGTTGTGGTTTGATTAAAGATTAGAAAACACGATATTTTATGACGCTTATGTTTGTTTT
This genomic interval from Thermodesulfovibrionia bacterium contains the following:
- a CDS encoding type II toxin-antitoxin system RelE/ParE family toxin, which produces MYKYHLSYEAEEDIIRIFEYGLGRFGLQQANKYYDMLFECFTKIASNPFMFPVVTKYKDIDRFCVCGVDTIYYNIKGNEIEIITIIGRQDF